The Sinorhizobium terangae genome has a window encoding:
- a CDS encoding sensor histidine kinase, with protein sequence MAFQILARTVLELGAELISSDGIALYELIKNAIDAESEKVVIEVHIQCLRSHFDTLIAAVEEPGADATKLRARFEQATKLTKLLSVDARAIASMREQIAVIADPEALVATLWQWYDEHNFIRVIDTGNGMSLEDLQEVYLTIGTRSRQESKETLLPGQRAPLGEKGVGRLSTMRLGERLTVKTTKSDETNFNLLDIDWSLFSHSSNAKLHEVMVDPVLGPAKIAKENSGTTVIIRRLRADWTLEKVTAIANQEFSKLVDPFEDGVANNLIQVFYGTDRVYIDEIDTRILELAHGRCEAKYEIVEGRPRLWGSATYDLREKRRTFDLNVTDLLSVVKTSGPEALVSLGPFTMEMWWFNRRLLHAVGTLTRKDITSEVGKWSGGLMLFRDGYRVNPYGGGSDDWLELDKRAFAAKGFKLNRQQVLGRVKISWENRALTDQTNREGLTETREKQALVKLLQHVLLTEFKSFLDREDKAARIQEQTTLENIEEKIEASETDIKRKLQQIERLLPPENKPLIANALAMLRDLTGYLNEVKALSDEVANDRAQLVHLAGIGLMVEFIMHELARTAAATLSTLRDIDRTELQRPTASAISVLSDQLVTIEKRVANLDPISASRRQNKENFDVAETLRDIIGGRAGQLSRHQIEVTGSFRDARPWKVKAVKGMFIQIVENLLSNSFYWMKQQEKLEDGYRQILTIEVDADEKFVSITDNGPGVSPDMASEIFQPFVTRRPAGEGHGLGLYISRELATYHGWTLDIERAETVQPNRFNTFFLDMG encoded by the coding sequence ATGGCATTTCAAATATTGGCTCGAACAGTTCTCGAGCTTGGCGCAGAATTGATCAGCTCTGACGGTATCGCCCTTTATGAACTGATCAAAAATGCGATCGACGCTGAGTCTGAAAAAGTCGTCATTGAGGTTCATATCCAGTGTCTTCGGTCGCACTTCGACACGTTGATTGCAGCTGTCGAAGAGCCCGGCGCTGACGCGACCAAGCTTAGGGCACGCTTTGAACAGGCCACAAAGCTGACGAAACTGCTCAGCGTCGATGCCCGTGCCATAGCCTCGATGCGGGAACAAATCGCGGTTATCGCCGATCCTGAGGCACTCGTCGCCACCTTGTGGCAGTGGTACGACGAGCACAACTTCATCCGTGTCATTGATACTGGCAATGGGATGAGCCTCGAAGATCTGCAGGAAGTCTATTTGACTATTGGAACCCGCTCGCGCCAGGAAAGCAAGGAGACGCTGCTTCCCGGTCAAAGGGCACCCCTCGGCGAAAAGGGCGTTGGACGTCTCTCCACAATGCGGCTCGGCGAGAGGCTTACCGTCAAAACGACCAAATCGGACGAGACGAACTTCAATCTGCTCGACATTGACTGGAGCCTATTCAGTCACTCATCCAATGCCAAACTGCATGAAGTGATGGTCGATCCGGTTCTCGGCCCCGCGAAGATCGCGAAGGAAAACTCGGGAACGACAGTCATCATAAGACGCTTGCGTGCGGACTGGACCCTAGAAAAGGTCACCGCGATCGCTAATCAGGAGTTCTCAAAGCTAGTTGATCCCTTCGAGGACGGCGTTGCGAACAACTTGATACAAGTCTTTTACGGCACCGATCGCGTCTACATTGATGAGATCGACACCCGCATTCTGGAACTGGCACATGGACGGTGTGAAGCGAAATACGAGATTGTCGAGGGCCGCCCGCGGCTTTGGGGGTCTGCAACCTATGATCTCCGCGAAAAGCGCCGGACATTTGACCTCAACGTCACCGACTTGTTGTCGGTCGTGAAGACCTCGGGTCCCGAGGCGTTGGTCTCGCTCGGGCCGTTCACAATGGAAATGTGGTGGTTTAACCGTCGCCTTCTGCACGCTGTCGGTACGCTCACGCGAAAAGACATCACTTCTGAAGTGGGCAAGTGGTCTGGTGGCTTGATGCTGTTCCGCGATGGATACCGAGTCAATCCCTATGGCGGCGGAAGCGACGATTGGCTCGAACTAGACAAGAGGGCTTTCGCTGCCAAAGGGTTTAAGCTCAATCGCCAACAGGTTTTAGGACGGGTGAAGATCAGCTGGGAGAATCGTGCCCTGACCGACCAGACCAACCGAGAAGGTCTGACTGAGACAAGAGAAAAGCAGGCCCTTGTCAAACTCTTGCAGCATGTCCTGCTGACAGAGTTTAAAAGTTTCCTCGATCGAGAAGACAAGGCCGCGCGGATCCAAGAACAGACTACCCTCGAGAACATCGAGGAGAAGATCGAAGCCTCTGAGACTGACATCAAGAGGAAACTTCAACAAATTGAACGTCTACTGCCTCCTGAAAACAAACCCCTTATCGCCAACGCGCTGGCAATGTTGCGCGACCTTACGGGGTATCTCAACGAAGTTAAGGCTTTGAGCGATGAGGTTGCTAATGACCGCGCCCAGCTTGTTCATCTAGCTGGTATCGGCTTGATGGTTGAGTTCATTATGCACGAACTAGCGCGAACTGCCGCTGCGACCCTGTCGACGCTGCGAGACATCGATCGCACAGAGCTACAGCGGCCTACAGCATCTGCGATCTCGGTCCTTTCGGATCAGCTGGTCACCATTGAAAAGCGGGTCGCCAACCTCGATCCGATTAGTGCCTCCCGCCGCCAGAACAAAGAGAATTTTGATGTCGCGGAAACACTCCGCGACATCATTGGCGGGAGAGCGGGGCAGCTTTCTCGTCACCAAATCGAAGTGACGGGAAGTTTTCGGGATGCGCGGCCCTGGAAAGTCAAAGCGGTCAAAGGCATGTTCATCCAGATCGTCGAGAACCTGCTTTCGAATTCCTTCTATTGGATGAAGCAACAGGAAAAACTTGAAGACGGATACCGGCAAATCCTCACCATCGAGGTGGATGCCGACGAAAAGTTCGTGAGCATTACCGACAATGGGCCGGGCGTGTCCCCCGATATGGCGAGCGAAATCTTCCAGCCATTCGTGACACGGAGACCTGCGGGTGAGGGACATGGCTTGGGTCTCTACATATCGCGCGAGCTCGCGACTTATCATGGCTGGACGTTGGATATCGAGCGCGCCGAGACGGTCCAGCCGAACAGATTCAATACATTTTTCTTAGATATGGGCTGA